ACTCTGCAAGCATAATCCTCCCAACAGTACAATGGTGAATTATTTGCCTTTTGACAGTCGACAAGCATAGAGATGAACTTAACACTTAAATCTTACCAGCCCATGAACCATTCTGCAGACTGAACGTTCCAAATCTGAAAACACCTGTATGCAATTAACATCGCAATCCATATTCATTATGAGCCTGAGCCACAAGAACTTTTTAATTATCCATATGTAGAATGAGATATGGGAAAATAGACTCAAGTGTAACAAATATTATTGCTAATACTAAAATGGAAGTGTATGACTGATAACATGTGAATGGTTGACGGCAATGACTAGAAGGATATAGATTCATACCTTAGACATAGAAGTTAAAACTTCAGCCACGAAAAAGTCAGGAAATGATATAGCCTGCAGATTGTAAAGACCTATTTCAATTAATTGATAAAATGATGAGCTCTCTGAACGTCATCTATTCAGAGACCAAAATATCTATTTGCTGACCAATGTTACTTTGAATAAATATTTTCTTTCCCCctgtaaatattttttttttctttttgtcaaaaTTAAAAGATCTATTGTACTTATCAGGCTAACTTACCTGCATCCATAAACACATCATTCCAGGATTTGATAAACAAGTTTctcttgttctttctttctttcttttgtcttAAATTATGCAATACCTTGATTACTACAACATTAGGATAGAAGACAGGCAAAGACAACAACTCATTTATAAACTTTAACCAACTTAGTTCTTTAGGTAAGATGTGCCCAAGTATGTCCGGATACAAGctacaagaaagaaaacttGCCTGCACTGGAAGAGCTATCCTGCACAGTGTCCTCAATAAGAAGTACCGAGATGACAAATAAAAGATATCAAAGGGGGATATCAGAACTATAGCAACAGCAATATACAGGGACACCTGCAAGACGTACAGAGACATTTACAAAAATTTGTCTTATGAATATAACAGCAAGACTAGTGAGCCGTTGTAACTCTGGTGCAATACAAAATAGACCTATAATGCATGTACAAAGCACATTTAGTGTAAAGAATGATGCAGTAAATAATGACTGCATCACATAGTTATAACAAGATAGCagcaaaatatttaacaataaATTAAGACCGACCAATATCTCCATCAACATCCGTATATTAAAGGAAGCTTGTCAATGAACCATTTGGAACTGGGTTAAGCATGCAATCAATCTCAAGAAAACCAGAGCAAAGAGAAAATTTCGAGAAAGGGATGATATTACACTGGTAGTAATGCAGCCAATAATAATTTTCCGTGTGAGTAAAGGTAAAGGTATGCTGTCATGCTAGTAGGGACAATGATGGTCATCCAAGTGCTACACTGCATATAAAATGCCAGATaattaggaaaaagaaaaggaacggGGCATTGTGAATGAACGAGGTTGCTAGGACAAATATACAAGTAGAAGCAACTTCTTTAACATAATAACAAGAATTGGCAATAAATACCAAAGATGAAAGAGAATGACACAAAACATAAGTTGCTATAATACAATAATCACTTAAATGTATTTTTGGGGAAATGCTATTCCAGAcattaataattaataaaacagATGTGTAGTCCAGGAAGAATATATTAACGAATGGTGCAAGTAGAAGAGCTCTAACAAATGGATTTAGACCAGATGAGACTTGGGAGATTGCAATTTGGCAAGGCCTTGTGGCTCAAATATGCACTGACATGGTATAGCATTTGTGATGCACGAATTACATTACATACATAAAAATACAGTATCAGGAACATGTACAAACACTGAAACATAAGTACATTCATACAGAGTTGAACCTGTCTATATGTCCTGTGAAGTTCACAACATCATATATCATGAGAGACGGACTAATGTGCCAGCAGTCCATCTGATGTGCTGGCACATTACTGTGCCCGTGAAATTACAAATTCTCTTTGTCGCATACTGAGCCTCAAGAAAGGCTATCACATGATTATGGTTTGAGTGCGGTAGTCACATTTAAACCTCAACATCATAAATTTTAATAGAGACAAGAGACTTACAGAGAAGATAGTGGGGGAGGGGGAGGACAAAGAGAAATCGAATGAACCATCAGTACCTTCCATACTTCTTTGTGAGTGAGATGATTTTGATCAAGATCAAATATTTTTGCATAGCCAATGTTGGCCTGCGAAAAAACCCATAAGTTCACTCCCCAAAGCCAAACCATCAAAGTCTGCaacaaatagaaattaaaagatAAGCTGCCACAAAGTCAAGAATGTTACGAGAGCGAAAAGAACAACATCATCAACACCAACAATCAAGCCTCACCATGAGGAGGGGTGGGTTATAATACAAAAAGGcctcatataaaaataaatgacGCAAATCTGCACTCATTCTCATGGCAGAATCCCATCCAATCTGTTTCAAAAGAACAATTCAGGTTTAAGCATAGTAACAATATTTATCATAAATCTACGTCTACCAGACCAATACTTCAAAAGCATCCATAATACATGAGATTAAGATCAAAAGGATTAACATTTAACACTGACCTTGCAACAACTGAATCCCAATATCATGAAAAGTAGTACCTGAAAATGTAATGTCCTAGAGGATCAACCAAAAGATGAATATGAAGGCTATAAACTGGAATATGACTGAATaactgaaaaagaagaagaagaaaaaaaatcaaaccttAAGCCTCCATAGAAAAACTGGAGATGGAAACACTGCAGCGGTATGAATCTGTGAGAGTggactcctcatttcttgtacACTAGTTTTCCAGAGTCAATTGTACCTGAAAATTATCAAAGGAGAGTGCTTTGCATAATGAGAAtgataaagatcaaaacttcaAGGGAAAATGTTTTATTGCCGATTGACTACATGCAAGTCTACGCACCTTTCAGATCTGAGACTGGTCCTTGGGGTTTAGGTAACGTCAAAAAGCTCAAAGCTTTCAAGGCATTGTCGCTCTTGGACAGAACAGAACCACAGAAAATTCTTCCCTCACAAGTCACTACGTGATTTACCCGCCAGTGCGTCTCTAGTGGAGTAGTGGAGTAGTGGACCCTCCTGATTTTGCcacgtttatatatatatatatagttttgggTACGGGTGTGGACAGTAATATTGTGGGTgtgaagagaaaataaaaacttgagCCACCCAGTTGCTTAAGTCATAAACCCCCAAACTCTTCTGTTGTTTCTCAGTATGGCGAGTTCACAAGGAGACGCGAAGCTCGAACGGTTTCTGCAGTGGTTACAGGTGCGTGCCCATGTTTTTTACAGTGTGGgatgagctttttttttttttgtattgatCAAATTAGTGAAactgtgattttgattaattgggttttgaattcagGTTAATGGGGTGGAGCTACGTGGGTGCAAGATCAAATACTCTGATTCTGATAAAGGGTTTGGCATTTTTGCGGCTAATGATGTTTCTGACGGTAAACCCATCTCTTCCTTTTAGGTTAAGTTCGTAAAGTTTTGTTCTTTGTCTATGTAGTTGTTCATATTTGTTAGTAGAGAGACTGTGAAATGTGGGTCAGGTACAGAAATTGAATTCCAGTGTCAGATACTGCATTCTTTTAAGAATCATGTAGGAAATATTGAGCAAATTACTTGATTTCGATCTTTGGAAGTATCTTTTGTTGCCTTTGCAAGCTAATATATTGTCAATGATAAGTCTTTTGCAATTGAAAGTATAAATTTTGTTATTGTTTCTTTGAGCAAGCACTGGAAATTTATGTTTGGAGTACTATTGCCATGTCTTTAACATAGTTTTATAAGATTAAAAGATGTGTGCATTCACAACTACATGATGCACTTGTGTTCTTCATACTAAAGCTGGCGGGTGCAAGCTGATTTGTGACCAAATGATGCCCATGGAGGGATATACCAGTCAagattgttgttttcttttgaactTGAATTAGAAATGGTGGTAGCATGCCATGTGGCTTCCAAAGCCTGACATATTCACCGGACACTATCAATATTGAGCCAATGACAACCCTTTCATCTCGTAGGTTACCTCATCCTACGAGCATTCAATAAGTTAGCACTCTACCCATGCATCATACCTAGGCATCTTTATCCAACCTTTAGGTGACCATTCCAGGACTGTATCCCTATTGTGTTATGAAACTTGCTCTCGTAACATTTTGACAAGTAGAGAATAGTTCTGATTCACTTTTGGAAATCAATTTCAGGGGTTCTGTTAGTCGTGCCTCTGGATTTAGCAATAACTCCTATGAGAGTTTTGCAAGATCCTTTTTTTGGACCAGAATGTAGAGCAATGTTCGAAGAAGGAGATGTGGATGATAGGTTCTTGATGGTTTTGTTTCTAACAGTGGAGCGCCTCCGCAAGAATTCTTCTTGGAAGCCGTATGTATAGAATGAATTTGTTGAATTATCAATTAaaacttttttgtttctttggtgGTCAGCCTTTTCCACTTGGGTGGAAGATAACAAACCAGCTAAATATTTTGCTGAGCCTATTATTGAAATTGCTCAGGTACCTTGATATGCTTCCCACCACTTTTGGCAATCCACTTTGGTTTACTGATGATGAGCTTTTGGACCTAAAAGGAACAACATTGTACCGAGCAACTGAACTGCAGGTAAAAGATTTCTGGGCATCTAACTATGACAATAAAATTCTCAAACGTATGTTTTATCCATATAGAAGTTATCTTGATTTCAAgttgatttttcttttatggaccTTTTATGATGTTGAATGTATTCATACAATACACATTTGCAAAATATTTTTGGGGGGTCAAATTGGCATTCCTTTTACTGCAAACCACACCCCTCCTCTTTTGCATGAGTGTTTTTACAATGGACACTCCTCTTAATTTTTAGCTAGTATTCACTATCCAGGCGTTCTGTAGGGTTTAAGGTAACTCTTGTAAATTATGTCACATCGCTTGTGGGAGTAATTTTGACATAATGCAATGCTAACCTGATGCTATTTTTTATTCAAGTTGACAATaatgttttcgtaaatgtccagttggctttgtttttttttttttttttttgtggtggtTTGAAAGTATTTGGATTTCTTTTTTGATATTGATTCTGTCAATTATGATTTGAGTAGCCTATCTTCTTTCTGTAGTATATGTGACCAACGACAGGTTTAATCTACAGAAGAAAAGCTTGCGGTCTTTATACGATGATAAGTTGAAGGCTCTAGTGGATAAACTTTTAACTCTTGATGGTGATTCGGAAAGGTATATCAGAAATGGATTTTGTTTCCATTTGAGTTCATAAGAGAATTAAGCTAGCAGGTCCTgtcctttcaaaaaaatattcatgcatctttttcttctctattttttggTATTTGAATTATTTGTTTCAAAAATCAGAGAGGCTGATATGAATAATGGGTATAGTAATAATTAATTGTGCACTTTCATTTCAATAGTATACTGGGTACATTGGATACATTGAAGTTATCCTGTGTCGTTCTTGTTATTTGAGCTTCTTAGCAACACCTAGAAAGGTAGAATAGATTGACAGGTTTCTGAGAATCTTGGTGGTACTTGTCATGCCCAGTCTTGTGACTTTGTCTTGAACTAGTGTTAGATAAAAAAGCATACAGCTGCTGATGACATCATGTGAAAACATTAGTATGTAATTTGGTATTGCAATGCTATTCTCAGACTCTAGACCTCTCAACTCACCAACAATTTGTGGACCTATGTGAATTTCAGCATTTAGTAATCAGTTGTCTGTGTGATTTATGATGCTTTTGTAAAAATGCTGTCTATATAAATTTATGGTCCAAAATCTTGTAATCTAGCATTCAGAGGCTGACTTTCCAATTCTTTGAAGATAATATCTAAAATTGCATGTTGAACAACACTCAGAATAATATAGACATTGTCATTACTCATTAGTTATCTTCATCTCTAAATATATACTATGATTGCTAATCTCTGATCATATGCTCCGGTTGCTTCTTTTATAGGGATGTGTGCTTTGAAGATTTCCTTTGGTATGTATAATTGAAGATGAAATAATCTTATGATTTTTTGGTTGAACCCTTCTTACTAATATCTGTTCAGGGTGCCTTAGACCTTTGTTGCTTATCTTCCCTAATTTCTGTCATGCTAGGGCAAATTCTGTATTTTGGGCTCGTGCTTTGAACATTCCCCTTCCATACTCTTATGTATTTCCACAAGTtgaggaaaagaagaattgCAGTGCTTCAAATGACAAAAGTTCTGACGTTTCTACTAATATGGTTAATGGCAATGCTAAAGGTGTTGTAATTTTTCTCCCTCATTAATTCTTTTCAATATACTTTATCATGATGTATTGGATGCTTGATTTGGTATCTCTAGATGTAAATGTAGTTATTTGAACTAAAATTAGTGCTTTCTTAAATTAGGATGTCAGGTTGACGGGGTTGATATTCAAGTTAATGGAGTGACATCTGTATCAAACCAAAAAGATACTGTCTGGGTGGAGGGTCTTGTTCCTGGCATCGATTTTTGCAACCATGGTATGCCTGTTGTCATCAAGTCTGGTATTCTTAGAAATTTATCTACTTCTGTTACAGAACTTACAGAATTATAATTACATCTGTTCAAGATTCGAGTGTAAGCTTTTTAACCAGTGTAGCCCATCCTGCAGTTCAACTCATTTGATTCTAGTTAATACTGTAGCCTACACTTTTGTCCTTATATTTTTATGAGTTTTTCCGTATAGTCTATTTTCTCATACACCTTACTAGCTGACATCGTGTGGCTATTCAGGTTTAAAGCCGGCAGCAACTTGGGAAGTTGATGGAACAGGATCGATAACTCGGGTTCCTTTTTCTATGTATCTTCTTTCTGGTAGTGTCCTATTTCCATTCGTACCTTATTTTTTGCTGCAAATCAGTAAAACTATGTGTTATGCAACCATAAGATTTTGCATTGGTAtcatggcatacaagttttaaTCGTGACTATTGCTATTGGATATATCAATACTTGTGTTTATTTCTTTTGAGGTCTTTTATGTAGCAGGGTTATGATATTTGATATTGGTTTAATTTAGTTGTGACAGTTACTATTGAAGCCTTACTATACTTGTTTTCATTTCTCTTGCTTGATTAGTTAGCTGGATTATCTTACTTACCGAGatattcctttttcttttctttttccaaattgGAAAGCTGGACAACCCTTGGAGACTGATGAAGAAATTTCTATAAGTTATGGTAACAAAGGAAATGAGGTACTTCCTGGAGACGTATATAGAATTGTTGCATTTTATACCAAAGTTACTTTTAAGTTGTATACTTAGTTACTTTTTAAGTTGTATACTTATTTTTGCATCTTCTTCCTAGCAACCAAACATAATTTCTTAGAATGTTTGCCTTTGTCCTGGCATATACTTGTATTCTAAAACATGTTTAGTTTCATGTGCTACTTCTTGCATGCTACTTGCACCTGAAGTTCTTTTGTCATGTGAGGCTTTGAGCTTACTTAGGCTTATGAGTCTGGCAGATTCCACTTAGTTTACCTGCCATAGTTGTTCAGGTTATTTGAAAAGTCGACTTAAATTGAAGAAAGCCTTATTCAAGTATTTGGTCTCTGCCATCATCTTGTTTTCCTAATCCACATTAGCATTTGACAACCTTCATCAACTTCGAAGGGAGAACCATTATCTtgtgtttgaatgtttgatgcAGGAATTACTTCATCTGTATGGTTTCGTCCTTGATGGTAATCCAGATGACTATCTCATGGTAATGCCTTTATATTGGTTATAGTTGAGAAACCTTGTATAGATTATTCTGTTGTTTCTAAATAACTCGTTCTCGATGGTGGCAATGTCTTAAACTTGATCAAAATAGATGTAAGGTGGACTTTTTGGTTTTATTACTTTATACACTTTGGATATTTTAATCCATTCTTCTGTCATCTGGTTCCAGCTAGGACCGTAGTTTTTGTCAATCAATTGTTTGAGCTGATCACAACTTGGTACGGTAATGATACATACAGGTCCATTATCCAGTACAAGCCCTTCAAAGTGTTTCATTTTCTGACTCGAAAGCACAGCTTCTTGAAGCACAGGTTTGCTATTGTCTGTCTTTTAATTTTGTGTTATGTATTCTCTGTTTTAATCTAGGAGAAACTCTCTACTTCAGTAAAGCTGTAGGTGGATcaatggattttttttcttattcctttatttgttttcaaaacaaactttgctttatttttgttcacAGAAGGCCGAAATGAGGTGTCTTTTACCTAGAAGTTTACTGGATCATGGCTTTTTCCCAGTAGGCATCTCAACTAATGAAGGAAGTGATAAGGGCCAACTCAACCATGTTTGCAGCTATAGTTGGAGTGGTCAGCGCAAGATGCCATCATATTTAAACAAGTTGGTTTTTCCCGAAAGCTTTttgacaacattgaggacaGTAGCCATGAAGGAGGATGAGCTGTTTCAGGTTTCATCATTGCTGGAAGAGGTAAAAATTCTTTACCTAGTATTGCTATTTCATGTTTTACTAGCTAAGCATAAATGTTTTCTTGTTTATAATTAATATAAAGTGACCTGAACTAGTTTTATAAGCAGGAAATAAATGTAAATCTTTCTAATGCTTGTTAGTAACTTAAGATGGGAGACCATTTTATGGTCTAGCCCATTTGATCATTTGCATCCCTGGTTCTTAACCCTGGTTCAATATATGTTATGTTAAAGCTTGTTACATCTGGAGGGGGCAGGCAACCATCTGATTCAGAAGTTCGAGCAGCAATATGGGAGGCTTGTGGTGACTCTGGAGCTTTGCAAATGCTTGTTGATCTTCTTACTATGAGGTGACTCTGAATCCATGATTCAAATGCCTCACTTGTGATTTTATGATATGGTTCATAAGAATTAAATGAACCTCTCAATGAATCTGCATGCCGCCACTTGTAACTTTAATAGGAGATCCATCAGAAACTGACTCCATCAGTCTTACTTAAAACAGTCATATACCGTAGTTGCATGCTACTTAGAAGCTTTAACATGAATTGGTCGGTACCTATGCTACGTTGCTAACCAAATATTCTGTATGCAAGGATGGTGGATCTTCAAGATGGTTCTGGTACAGAGGACAGTGACACTAATTTGCTTAAAAACGCAGGCTTTAGTGAAAGCCTAAATCTGCATACAGGAAATGAAAACGATTTAAGGTACCATATTTTGCCCTCATCATTGTGTTCTCATTTAAATACATGAATCAGTGAGAAGCTGAACATTCAGTATGTTTCCTATTGTTGGACTCTTCTTGACTGCAGTGAAGAGATAAATGGCCTTCAACCACCCCAATCGATGAGCAGAAACAAGTGGTCTAGTATAGTTTATAGACGAGGGCAGAAGCAACTAACTCGATTATTCCTCAAGGAAGCAGAGCATGCCTTGCAGTTAGCACTGGATGAAGGGAACTAACTTTCGACACAAATTCATGTGTTTTTAGCTCACATTAGAAATTAGTCCTTATCAAGTCTTATGATCTTTAGCGTCCGTAACTGTACTATGCATTTTGTGCTCGGTAATGGTCGTGTATTGATttcattaatgtaataaatGTAGGCCAAAGTTGTACCCACTAAAATGCTTTTGGTCACTAATTCTATAGAGAGAGAAGTCTCATTTTCCGAGTGAAATGAATAGAAAATTGATTTCATTCTTCAATTTTGCGAGGCTCTTAATAGTTAAGcattcaagaaaagaaaaaaatatattagttttgCAAAAAAAGAAAGTAGTTCAGGCCCTGGTCGATGACCGTAAATGTAGCATAAATATACATTCGTAGCCCTGGTAAGGACTCAAAAATTGTAAAACTAAGCTGTCTTCTTGTTGCCCCTAGTCTTCAACCGTCTAGGCCAGCTATATTTTTCAGTGTCCATCCAACGGCATAAGCGGCAGCTGCGGCGGCAGCACCATTGAAGAGAGTCACTACCACAGAGAAAGCATAGTTCTGGCCTGCAATCTTGGCCTTTGCAATCCCAAGAAGCGTGAGTGCAAGCGCAGAGAGGATACAAGCACCAACAAACTTAACCAAGTCACTGTTCGTAAATGGGATGAGGACAATAAAAGACAGGAGAGGAGCAGTGCCAAAGACAAGGAAGGCAGCAAATGTTACAAGGCCGTTCTTCCATGGCTTTTCTGCTTCTTCTGGCGGTAGCCTTCCATGAGCCATCATTTTCTCGTGCACCAAGATGTCATTGTACTTGGCAAAAATGCTAACAACCTTGTACGAGTCCCAAAACCATGTCACATATAAGCAATTTAATAGTTACACCAAAGGCATTATAACAAAGaaactcttgttttttttttctttctatcagATCTTACAACAACCTAACCTTACTTTATAATAAGCAATTTTCTCACAatttcatcaaacattttcattagattttaggggaagttttcGCATACCTTGGCGGCATCATCAACGTCCATCCCAAGTGCTTGATACTTTTGGAGCAACTCCATCTTCTCAAGGCTGCCGTGATTTGTGACATCCCATTCCGTCACCGCCATTTCTTTGGCGGCAACATCCTTTTCACCGCTGCTGGACAAAAAATCTCCAACTCCCATAGATATCCCATCTGCCACCAGATTTGCAAATCCTAGCACCAGCACATCCGCTGCAATGTAAGACAGTTATAGTGAATAAAAACTCAATTTTTGAAATAAAGCATGATGCACTAGTGCATGCATGCACCTCTAAATGAGTCCTAGTGTATCTTGCTAGCTACACACTGCCTCTCTCTCACACGCACTTATAGATCATACACTTCCAGAAGGTCCAATTTTCCCAAAATAATTTGCCTCGGTGTCTTACAACATACTTCAGTGCTTACTGTTCGTCTGTACCATCAGTAGTTATGGTTCTGTATCCATTATAGAGCTGTGAGACATGCACTGATCTAGATCTTAAACAATTTAATGGTTGTGTATACAAATGTTGAGAAAGATATACAGATATGGGTGTAACTATCACTGAGCTAGTAATGCACAGTGTCTTGCAAGATATCTGCTGTCAATATATTTTCAGATATACATACCGACAACAATTCATGTTAGTGAATAAGGGTTCTCCACATCATCAACAAAAATTACGTTTCAAAATGTAATAAACCAAGACTAtgatagggtttagggtttaggtttcaGAGGAAGAGCAAGAGAAAAAATAGTGAGTGATTATATATTACCGGAAGTTAGACGGCTGGCGGAGATGGAAGAGATTAGAGAGAAGCAAGTGACAATGGCATCAAGACCAGCATACAGAATGCTCTTGGCATACTCTCCTTTCCATGGCTCTTTTGGTCTCGAACTAGTAGCACCGTTATCAAAGCTTTCTCTATCTTCTTCAATATCGTCAACTACTACTGGATCAAGTAGACTAGTACTGGAGTTGGCCTCTTCTGCAGCCATTGGTCTTTTTCAAATGGTCGTCTCTTTTCGGCAAGTACGTCAAGCTCTCTCTGTAATTTTACTATTCATCGTCACCCGCCTCTTCTCACAGTTTCACGCACAGTGTGCTACAGCACCGAATAAAAGGATAAACAAAGATAAAGGGCGGTCAACAAGTTGAAGTGGTGTATGCGTTGTCTTCATGCATGGAAGCGATTTGACACGTAGCAAAAATGTCTCACTGTGTGACTCGATCTGTTGGATATCTCTGAGTAGTGATGATGAGTTTGCTCCATTGGAGGATTTGGAGGAGCAATGATGCAGCAAGGACTTCGTGGCTTTCTGCCAACAAATGTA
This portion of the Rosa chinensis cultivar Old Blush chromosome 1, RchiOBHm-V2, whole genome shotgun sequence genome encodes:
- the LOC112186361 gene encoding protein-lysine N-methyltransferase EFM1 isoform X3, whose protein sequence is MASSQGDAKLERFLQWLQVNGVELRGCKIKYSDSDKGFGIFAANDVSDGVLLVVPLDLAITPMRVLQDPFFGPECRAMFEEGDVDDRFLMVLFLTVERLRKNSSWKPYLDMLPTTFGNPLWFTDDELLDLKGTTLYRATELQKKSLRSLYDDKLKALVDKLLTLDGDSERDVCFEDFLWANSVFWARALNIPLPYSYVFPQVEEKKNCSASNDKSSDVSTNMVNGNAKGCQVDGVDIQVNGVTSVSNQKDTVWVEGLVPGIDFCNHGLKPAATWEVDGTGSITRVPFSMYLLSAGQPLETDEEISISYGNKGNEELLHLYGFVLDGNPDDYLMVHYPVQALQSVSFSDSKAQLLEAQKAEMRCLLPRSLLDHGFFPVGISTNEGSDKGQLNHVCSYSWSGQRKMPSYLNKLVFPESFLTTLRTVAMKEDELFQVSSLLEELVTSGGGRQPSDSEVRAAIWEACGDSGALQMLVDLLTMSHIP
- the LOC112186361 gene encoding uncharacterized protein LOC112186361 isoform X2, translated to MASSQGDAKLERFLQWLQVNGVELRGCKIKYSDSDKGFGIFAANDVSDGVLLVVPLDLAITPMRVLQDPFFGPECRAMFEEGDVDDRFLMVLFLTVERLRKNSSWKPYLDMLPTTFGNPLWFTDDELLDLKGTTLYRATELQKKSLRSLYDDKLKALVDKLLTLDGDSERANSVFWARALNIPLPYSYVFPQVEEKKNCSASNDKSSDVSTNMVNGNAKGCQVDGVDIQVNGVTSVSNQKDTVWVEGLVPGIDFCNHGLKPAATWEVDGTGSITRVPFSMYLLSAGQPLETDEEISISYGNKGNEELLHLYGFVLDGNPDDYLMVHYPVQALQSVSFSDSKAQLLEAQKAEMRCLLPRSLLDHGFFPVGISTNEGSDKGQLNHVCSYSWSGQRKMPSYLNKLVFPESFLTTLRTVAMKEDELFQVSSLLEELVTSGGGRQPSDSEVRAAIWEACGDSGALQMLVDLLTMRMVDLQDGSGTEDSDTNLLKNAGFSESLNLHTGNENDLSEEINGLQPPQSMSRNKWSSIVYRRGQKQLTRLFLKEAEHALQLALDEGN
- the LOC112186361 gene encoding uncharacterized protein LOC112186361 isoform X1, with the protein product MASSQGDAKLERFLQWLQVNGVELRGCKIKYSDSDKGFGIFAANDVSDGVLLVVPLDLAITPMRVLQDPFFGPECRAMFEEGDVDDRFLMVLFLTVERLRKNSSWKPYLDMLPTTFGNPLWFTDDELLDLKGTTLYRATELQKKSLRSLYDDKLKALVDKLLTLDGDSERDVCFEDFLWANSVFWARALNIPLPYSYVFPQVEEKKNCSASNDKSSDVSTNMVNGNAKGCQVDGVDIQVNGVTSVSNQKDTVWVEGLVPGIDFCNHGLKPAATWEVDGTGSITRVPFSMYLLSAGQPLETDEEISISYGNKGNEELLHLYGFVLDGNPDDYLMVHYPVQALQSVSFSDSKAQLLEAQKAEMRCLLPRSLLDHGFFPVGISTNEGSDKGQLNHVCSYSWSGQRKMPSYLNKLVFPESFLTTLRTVAMKEDELFQVSSLLEELVTSGGGRQPSDSEVRAAIWEACGDSGALQMLVDLLTMRMVDLQDGSGTEDSDTNLLKNAGFSESLNLHTGNENDLSEEINGLQPPQSMSRNKWSSIVYRRGQKQLTRLFLKEAEHALQLALDEGN
- the LOC112186375 gene encoding uncharacterized protein LOC112186375, with the translated sequence MAAEEANSSTSLLDPVVVDDIEEDRESFDNGATSSRPKEPWKGEYAKSILYAGLDAIVTCFSLISSISASRLTSADVLVLGFANLVADGISMGVGDFLSSSGEKDVAAKEMAVTEWDVTNHGSLEKMELLQKYQALGMDVDDAAKVVSIFAKYNDILVHEKMMAHGRLPPEEAEKPWKNGLVTFAAFLVFGTAPLLSFIVLIPFTNSDLVKFVGACILSALALTLLGIAKAKIAGQNYAFSVVVTLFNGAAAAAAAYAVGWTLKNIAGLDG